A window of the Chloroflexus sp. Y-396-1 genome harbors these coding sequences:
- a CDS encoding cytochrome c encodes MQTPRLTSRIIRFGWIGFLVLLLTACHQDMYDQQKYTTYEPSSFFADGRSSRPNVTGTIPYEVIKTDEFLYTGLIDGQEVDAMPFPVTKDLLLRGQLKYNIYCAVCHGEAGYGASMVAERGGIVPANFHQQRLREAPLSHFFVIITNGVYRGDPQNGGYQSMYGYASRITPEDRWAIAAYIRALQLSQNATIDDVPPEERARLGN; translated from the coding sequence ATGCAGACGCCTCGCCTGACATCACGCATTATTCGCTTCGGTTGGATCGGCTTTCTGGTGCTGCTGTTAACGGCGTGCCATCAAGACATGTACGATCAACAGAAGTACACCACCTATGAGCCGAGCAGCTTCTTCGCCGATGGCCGTTCATCGCGCCCCAATGTAACGGGGACGATTCCGTATGAAGTTATCAAGACCGATGAGTTTCTTTATACTGGTCTGATCGATGGCCAGGAAGTGGATGCTATGCCCTTCCCGGTAACCAAAGACTTGCTTTTACGCGGCCAACTGAAGTACAACATTTACTGCGCTGTCTGTCATGGCGAGGCTGGCTATGGGGCAAGTATGGTTGCCGAACGGGGTGGTATTGTACCGGCGAATTTCCATCAACAACGTTTGCGTGAAGCGCCGCTGAGCCACTTCTTCGTTATCATTACGAATGGTGTTTACCGCGGTGATCCTCAGAATGGTGGCTATCAGTCGATGTATGGCTATGCGTCACGCATTACGCCAGAGGATCGCTGGGCAATTGCTGCTTACATTCGGGCACTACAGTTGAGCCAAAATGCCACAATTGATGATGTGCCTCCTGAGGAACGGGCACGGCTTGGTAACTAG
- a CDS encoding diacylglycerol kinase family protein, which produces MAAPIDRSTRRLIAAFRYAFRGIGHLVHTQRNFQIHLLIGAIAVSLGVVLRIDRWEWLVLTLTIGLVLAAEGFNTAVEAVVDLVTREHHPLARIAKDVAAGTVLLCALTSVVVGILIFGPRLWVLLTLLIK; this is translated from the coding sequence ATGGCTGCGCCAATTGATCGGAGCACCCGTCGTTTGATTGCAGCGTTTCGTTATGCCTTTCGCGGGATCGGTCATCTCGTTCACACACAGCGTAACTTCCAGATTCATCTCTTGATCGGTGCGATTGCGGTCAGTCTGGGCGTCGTGTTACGCATAGATCGCTGGGAGTGGCTCGTTCTGACGTTGACGATAGGGTTAGTGCTGGCTGCAGAAGGTTTCAATACGGCTGTCGAAGCCGTCGTTGATTTAGTGACCCGCGAGCATCATCCCCTTGCCCGTATCGCAAAAGATGTAGCAGCCGGTACAGTTTTGCTCTGTGCTTTGACCTCTGTGGTAGTAGGTATTCTGATTTTTGGGCCAAGATTATGGGTACTCCTAACCCTGTTGATCAAATAA
- the nrfD gene encoding NrfD/PsrC family molybdoenzyme membrane anchor subunit, whose amino-acid sequence MAQAQPLRTRPVDDGEAYLLPGETYSSISAKIGDVPLTPPLKTPKGWLAGFSVAFFMLMIFFVSVTWLFIRGVGIWGINIPVGWGMDIINFVWWIGIGHAGTLISAILLLLNQGWRNSINRFAEAMTLFAVACAGLYPILHLGRPWLFYWLIPYPNTHGMWPQFRSALAWDVFAISTYATVSLVFWLVGLIPDFATLRDRAKNIWVRRLYGIAALGWRGSARHWHRYEIASILLAGLSTPLVVSVHSIISLDFAISQVPGWQVTVFPPYFVAGAVFAGFAMVLLLMIPVRTFYGFENYITIHHLDVMAKVMLTTGMIVVYGYFMEVFASLYSGNEYEEYLLYNRLFGPSSWAYWGLLFCNAVAIQPLWFKKVRQNIPALLIISLIVSVGMWLERYVIIVISLERDFLPSSWDIYIPTIWDWSLYIGTFGLFFTLLFLFIRVLPMINIFEMRMFLYQETEKARRRAEHGAHDHGHDHSPAHGAATAD is encoded by the coding sequence ATGGCACAGGCACAACCACTCCGTACCCGGCCAGTAGACGATGGGGAGGCCTATCTGTTGCCGGGAGAAACCTACTCGTCGATCTCTGCTAAGATCGGCGATGTTCCCCTCACGCCGCCGCTGAAGACGCCTAAAGGCTGGCTGGCGGGCTTCAGTGTGGCATTCTTTATGTTGATGATCTTCTTTGTATCGGTAACCTGGCTGTTTATCCGCGGCGTCGGTATCTGGGGTATTAATATCCCGGTCGGCTGGGGCATGGACATCATCAACTTCGTGTGGTGGATCGGTATCGGTCACGCCGGTACTCTTATCTCAGCGATTTTGTTGCTCCTTAATCAGGGCTGGCGCAATTCGATCAACCGCTTCGCCGAAGCAATGACCCTGTTTGCGGTAGCTTGCGCCGGTCTTTACCCGATCCTGCACCTTGGTCGGCCATGGCTTTTCTACTGGCTGATCCCGTATCCTAATACCCACGGCATGTGGCCGCAGTTCCGTAGCGCCCTGGCATGGGACGTGTTTGCCATCTCGACCTATGCTACGGTGTCGTTAGTGTTCTGGTTAGTCGGGTTGATCCCTGACTTCGCTACCCTGCGTGATCGGGCCAAAAATATCTGGGTGAGGAGGCTATACGGTATTGCAGCGCTTGGCTGGCGTGGCTCTGCTCGCCACTGGCACCGCTACGAGATAGCCTCAATCTTGCTGGCCGGTCTCTCAACGCCGCTGGTAGTGTCGGTACACTCGATCATCTCGCTCGACTTCGCCATTTCGCAGGTTCCGGGCTGGCAGGTCACAGTATTCCCCCCCTACTTCGTAGCCGGTGCGGTGTTTGCCGGGTTCGCGATGGTGTTGCTCTTGATGATCCCGGTACGTACCTTCTACGGTTTCGAGAACTACATCACAATCCATCACCTTGACGTTATGGCGAAGGTGATGCTGACCACGGGGATGATTGTGGTCTACGGCTACTTTATGGAGGTCTTTGCCTCACTCTACAGCGGTAATGAGTATGAGGAATACCTGCTCTACAACCGCTTGTTTGGGCCAAGCTCGTGGGCATACTGGGGCCTGCTCTTCTGCAACGCAGTAGCGATCCAGCCGCTCTGGTTTAAGAAGGTGCGTCAGAATATCCCAGCATTGCTTATCATCTCCCTGATTGTCAGTGTCGGTATGTGGCTTGAGCGGTACGTGATCATCGTTATCTCGCTCGAACGCGATTTCTTGCCGTCGTCGTGGGATATTTACATCCCAACCATCTGGGACTGGTCGCTGTATATCGGTACCTTTGGTCTCTTCTTTACGCTGCTCTTCCTCTTCATTCGGGTCTTGCCGATGATCAACATCTTTGAGATGCGGATGTTCCTGTATCAAGAGACAGAGAAAGCAAGGCGACGGGCAGAGCACGGTGCCCATGATCACGGACACGATCACAGCCCCGCGCACGGTGCGGCCACAGCAGACTAA
- a CDS encoding AarF/ABC1/UbiB kinase family protein, whose translation MWPLVRQARYLGRYREIAQVLVHHGFGYLVDQLGLSALLSLPRRVILRAPAPRPLGSAARLREALIELGPTFVKLGQALSTRPDLLPTDVISELSKLQDTVPPFPGEQAVALIEATFQAPIEQIFTHFERQPFAAASLGQVHAAVLPDGTQVVVKVQRPDIANRIQTDLAILADLAALAQERLPLAAQYNVCEIVWEFSAMLRAELDYVREARNAERFRQMFCGNPNIYIPRVYWEYTDTRILTTERIVGIKLNDAAGLRAAGVDLPRLARACLDITLEEIFAHGFFHSDPHPGNFFVINGDVLGVVDFGQVGTLDHATMQGLLWMMGALVNHDSQGLLRALERLGVIPRRSATMALRRDLERFVEGFVDRPLGLISARETFDGLTTLLRRHRLVIPGPLATLLKTIVMMEGLGMQLDPGLNVFAAARPYIQRALREQINPTALGAQALAGGRELGELAFEIPMQLSQSLQHLNDGELRLQTRELELRRVASALIGAANRLALALVVSAFIVGVAALVIAMRAFNWYGLLPWTLLFVGVGGVVTGGIMLTLALLRRE comes from the coding sequence ATGTGGCCACTCGTCCGGCAGGCGCGCTATCTCGGTCGCTATCGTGAAATTGCTCAGGTGCTGGTTCACCACGGGTTTGGCTATCTGGTCGATCAGCTCGGGCTGAGCGCGCTCTTGTCATTGCCGCGACGGGTCATTTTACGAGCGCCAGCGCCCCGACCTCTTGGCAGTGCCGCACGACTTCGTGAGGCGCTGATTGAGCTTGGGCCGACGTTTGTGAAGTTGGGCCAGGCGTTAAGCACTCGTCCCGATTTACTGCCGACCGATGTAATTAGCGAGCTGAGTAAGCTACAAGATACGGTCCCCCCCTTCCCTGGTGAACAGGCAGTGGCCCTGATTGAGGCGACGTTTCAAGCCCCAATTGAACAAATATTCACTCACTTTGAGCGACAGCCCTTTGCGGCTGCTTCACTCGGTCAGGTGCACGCTGCTGTCTTACCCGATGGTACGCAGGTGGTTGTGAAGGTACAGCGTCCCGATATTGCCAATCGTATTCAAACCGATTTGGCGATTCTGGCCGATCTAGCCGCGCTAGCTCAAGAGCGTCTGCCTTTGGCCGCTCAATACAATGTGTGCGAGATTGTTTGGGAATTCAGTGCAATGCTGCGCGCCGAGCTTGATTATGTACGTGAGGCACGCAACGCCGAGCGCTTTCGGCAAATGTTCTGCGGGAACCCAAACATTTACATTCCGCGGGTGTATTGGGAATATACCGATACCCGCATCCTTACGACTGAGCGTATTGTTGGTATCAAATTGAACGATGCTGCCGGATTACGAGCCGCTGGTGTTGATCTGCCACGATTGGCGCGGGCATGCCTCGATATTACCCTGGAAGAGATTTTTGCCCACGGCTTCTTTCACAGTGATCCTCACCCAGGGAACTTCTTTGTGATCAACGGTGATGTGCTAGGGGTAGTCGATTTTGGTCAGGTCGGAACGCTTGACCACGCCACAATGCAGGGTTTGCTCTGGATGATGGGAGCACTGGTCAACCACGATAGTCAGGGCTTGCTGCGCGCCCTTGAGCGGCTAGGAGTTATTCCACGGCGTTCGGCAACAATGGCATTACGGCGCGACCTCGAACGTTTTGTTGAAGGTTTTGTTGATCGGCCGCTGGGGCTGATTTCGGCCCGTGAAACGTTTGATGGTCTGACGACGCTCCTACGCCGACATCGGTTGGTCATTCCTGGGCCACTGGCAACACTACTGAAGACCATTGTGATGATGGAAGGGTTAGGAATGCAGCTCGATCCAGGACTGAATGTCTTTGCCGCAGCCCGTCCGTACATACAACGGGCATTGCGCGAGCAGATCAATCCGACTGCACTCGGTGCCCAGGCACTTGCCGGTGGTCGTGAATTGGGTGAACTGGCCTTTGAGATTCCCATGCAACTGAGCCAGAGTCTGCAACATCTTAACGATGGTGAGCTACGCCTTCAAACCCGTGAACTGGAATTGCGGCGCGTTGCCTCGGCGCTCATCGGCGCGGCCAACCGCCTAGCACTGGCATTGGTTGTGTCGGCATTTATTGTTGGCGTTGCGGCGCTGGTGATTGCCATGCGTGCATTTAACTGGTACGGTCTCTTGCCATGGACGCTGCTCTTCGTCGGAGTGGGCGGGGTCGTTACCGGTGGGATCATGTTGACATTGGCTTTATTGCGCCGTGAATAG
- the purD gene encoding phosphoribosylamine--glycine ligase translates to MNVLLIGSGGREHALAWKIASSPGFTKLLTIPGNPGTGRYGRNVPFPLNDYPALIDLAQQEKIDLLVVGPDNPLADGIVDAFQAAGIPAFGPTAAAARIESSKSFAKEIMAAVGVPTAQSYVFASATEAAEFARASGKAWVVKADGLALGKGVIVAETLDETLEAITKLSSIPAGHHLLLEERLYGREVSVQALCDGERLWPLPTARDHKRLEEGDRGPNTGGMGVIAPVDEVTPTLLDEIVTRCMQPVVQELAARGTPFRGLLYAGIILTAEGPKVLEFNARFGDPEAQAVLPLLDGDFLGALYSCATGQLQPNLLRRRKGYAVCVILCAAGYPGRPRKGDVIRGVEALDDDQVMVFHAGTAIGPNGLCTAGGRVLGVTGLGSTLKQARERAYAAADQIRFEGKHFRRDIGQE, encoded by the coding sequence ATGAACGTATTACTGATAGGATCTGGTGGGCGTGAGCACGCACTGGCATGGAAAATTGCCAGCTCTCCCGGCTTTACGAAACTCCTAACTATTCCCGGTAATCCTGGTACCGGGCGCTACGGCCGTAATGTTCCCTTCCCGCTTAACGATTACCCGGCCCTCATCGATCTTGCGCAGCAAGAAAAGATTGATCTACTGGTGGTTGGGCCTGACAACCCCCTTGCCGACGGTATCGTTGACGCCTTTCAGGCTGCTGGCATCCCGGCCTTTGGGCCAACGGCAGCAGCGGCACGCATCGAGAGCAGTAAGTCGTTTGCCAAAGAGATTATGGCAGCGGTTGGCGTTCCAACAGCGCAGAGCTATGTCTTTGCTTCGGCAACTGAAGCGGCTGAATTTGCCCGCGCTAGTGGCAAAGCCTGGGTTGTGAAAGCAGATGGTCTGGCGTTAGGGAAAGGTGTCATTGTCGCTGAGACTCTGGACGAGACGCTCGAGGCGATTACAAAATTGAGCAGTATTCCCGCCGGTCATCACCTTTTGCTCGAAGAGCGACTGTACGGGCGCGAGGTTTCAGTTCAGGCGCTCTGCGATGGTGAGCGACTCTGGCCATTGCCGACGGCGCGCGATCACAAGCGCCTCGAGGAGGGTGATCGCGGCCCTAACACTGGCGGTATGGGAGTAATCGCACCGGTTGATGAGGTGACGCCCACACTCCTCGATGAGATCGTTACTCGCTGCATGCAACCGGTCGTACAAGAGTTAGCCGCCCGCGGAACACCGTTTCGCGGCTTGCTCTACGCCGGAATAATCCTGACCGCCGAAGGCCCCAAAGTACTCGAGTTCAATGCCCGCTTCGGTGATCCAGAGGCCCAAGCCGTCTTACCACTGCTCGATGGCGATTTTCTCGGAGCGCTGTATTCCTGTGCTACCGGCCAATTACAGCCCAATCTGCTGCGCCGACGTAAAGGTTACGCTGTCTGTGTCATTCTATGCGCCGCCGGCTACCCTGGTCGTCCCCGCAAGGGTGATGTGATCCGTGGTGTTGAGGCGCTCGATGACGACCAGGTTATGGTGTTTCATGCCGGTACTGCGATTGGCCCTAACGGCCTTTGTACGGCAGGTGGGCGGGTTTTAGGGGTGACCGGCCTCGGTTCAACTCTGAAGCAGGCTAGGGAACGCGCCTACGCCGCTGCCGATCAAATCCGCTTCGAAGGCAAACATTTCCGGCGCGATATTGGTCAGGAGTAA
- a CDS encoding DUF3341 domain-containing protein yields the protein MRNDVYGVMAEFPTPEALIEATRKAKAAGYTKMDAFSPFPIEEVIEEIAHGDTGVPRLVLIFGLIGAATGFILQYIGNIVDYPLNVGGRPLDITNWPAMIPITFESGILLASFAAAIGMVVLNGLPAPYHPVFNVPRFQYASQDAFFLCIEATDPLFDRSRTSQFLRSLNPMQVSEVTY from the coding sequence ATGCGTAACGATGTATATGGCGTTATGGCCGAGTTCCCAACACCCGAGGCTCTTATTGAAGCGACACGCAAGGCGAAAGCAGCCGGGTACACAAAGATGGATGCCTTTTCACCCTTCCCGATTGAAGAGGTGATTGAGGAAATTGCTCACGGTGATACCGGAGTACCGCGGCTTGTCTTGATCTTCGGTCTTATTGGAGCAGCGACAGGCTTTATCCTGCAATATATTGGCAATATCGTTGACTATCCGCTCAATGTTGGCGGTCGGCCACTCGATATTACCAACTGGCCAGCGATGATCCCGATCACATTCGAGAGCGGTATCCTGCTAGCATCATTTGCCGCAGCAATTGGAATGGTTGTGTTGAACGGATTACCCGCGCCGTACCATCCGGTTTTCAACGTTCCCCGTTTTCAGTATGCGTCACAAGATGCTTTCTTCTTGTGCATTGAAGCAACAGATCCATTATTTGATCGTTCGCGTACTTCGCAGTTCCTGCGCTCATTGAATCCGATGCAGGTTTCTGAAGTAACATACTGA
- a CDS encoding DUF123 domain-containing protein, whose protein sequence is MQITILTLLPTEIERFPELRARGTYLLHFWLEHPLEAIAIGRLGTFALIPGHYYYVGSAFGAGGLAARLRRHITINKRHHWHIDYLRPYLALQTIWASPMDKRLECVWCKSLATLPELSRPIAHFGASDTGCGGHLFYAVDAVTEARIHHALLAAT, encoded by the coding sequence ATGCAAATCACCATCCTAACCCTCCTCCCAACAGAGATTGAACGGTTCCCCGAACTTCGGGCCAGAGGAACCTACTTGTTGCATTTCTGGCTAGAACATCCTCTCGAAGCGATCGCCATCGGTCGTTTAGGAACCTTCGCGTTGATACCCGGCCATTACTACTACGTTGGGAGTGCCTTTGGCGCAGGTGGCCTGGCAGCCCGACTTCGGCGGCATATTACCATCAATAAACGTCACCACTGGCATATCGACTATCTACGCCCGTACCTTGCATTACAGACGATATGGGCATCACCGATGGATAAACGTCTGGAATGCGTCTGGTGTAAATCACTGGCAACACTCCCAGAACTATCACGCCCAATTGCGCATTTTGGCGCTTCTGATACGGGTTGTGGAGGGCACCTGTTTTACGCGGTAGATGCCGTTACCGAGGCACGCATACATCACGCATTGCTGGCAGCAACATAA
- the purN gene encoding phosphoribosylglycinamide formyltransferase — protein MPNIVVLLSGSGSNLQALLDAQANGDLAGEVVLVVSDRAQAYGLQRALQAGIAAAHIPLPVPRGPLRLQWEQRLAGVVACFEPDLIVLAGFMRVLSASFLERFPERVINQHPALLPDDGGDTVTTSSGLVIPALRGAHVVADALRLRLPVTGCTIHRVTPRVDDGPILARAEVPILPDDTVESLHERIKAVERRLIVATVNRLLGRAD, from the coding sequence GTGCCCAATATCGTCGTTTTGTTGAGTGGGAGCGGTAGCAATTTGCAAGCGCTGCTCGATGCGCAGGCAAATGGCGATCTGGCCGGAGAGGTGGTCCTGGTTGTGAGCGATCGTGCTCAGGCGTATGGGCTACAGCGTGCGCTTCAGGCCGGTATTGCTGCGGCTCACATCCCATTACCGGTGCCACGTGGCCCATTACGCCTGCAATGGGAACAACGTCTGGCTGGGGTGGTGGCATGCTTTGAGCCAGATTTGATCGTGCTTGCCGGCTTTATGCGCGTCCTCTCGGCTTCATTTCTGGAACGCTTCCCTGAGCGGGTGATCAATCAACATCCGGCCCTCTTACCGGATGATGGTGGTGATACCGTAACCACCAGCAGTGGGTTGGTCATTCCGGCGTTGCGCGGTGCCCATGTCGTCGCCGATGCGCTTCGCCTCAGATTGCCTGTCACCGGTTGCACTATTCATCGGGTTACACCACGGGTTGATGATGGTCCCATTCTGGCGAGAGCTGAAGTACCGATCTTACCTGATGATACGGTTGAATCTCTCCATGAACGAATAAAAGCTGTTGAGCGGCGATTAATTGTTGCCACGGTTAATCGCTTGCTTGGCCGCGCCGACTAA
- a CDS encoding TAT-variant-translocated molybdopterin oxidoreductase — MTQQQPDLEAIRAQLRDARGPQFWRSLDQLADSPAFRELVEREFPSGASELGDGMSRRTFLKLMGASLALAGVTACTYQPREYIAPFDRQPEGRIPGVPQYFASTLTLGGYGTGVLVRSNEGRPTKVEGNPRHPASLGSTDLFAQAEILTMYDPDRSTTVLRQGVPSTWAEFTTTLENALTAARATQGAGVRLLTTTVTSPSLAAQIAQFLQAYPQARWYQYEPINRDNVVAGARLAFGRDVTTRYDLSAAQIIVSLDADFLAPGPGFIPYARAFAEGRKVRKGSETMNRLYVVEASPSTTGTAADHRLPLRADAVAAFAGALAHELGVGGAPTNLTPKAEEFLKAIVRDLEEYRGKSVVLVGEQQPAVVHALAHLINAELGNVGKTVFYHEPVEARPTNQTEELVALVSEMAAGRVETLIIIGGNPVYNAPGDLRFADRMASVPLTIHLSQFVDETSALATWHIPQAHPLESWGDARAFDGTASIVQPLIEPLYGGKTANELLAAMLGQPDADSYDLVRTFWVERIGETNWKIALAQGVIADTAAPVITPELNEAAIRAAPIPQPDSGVEIVFRPDPSLFDGFYANNGWLQELPRPLTKLVWDNAALMSPRTAIKLLGLSFDPNRLVGGEEDDRERQRYLEQLSKVNGTIARIEYRGGLIEIPIWLLPGHAEDSITLNLGYGRTHAGRVGNGVGVNVYPIRTSDSPWFGSGARVTNTGRMYLLVSTQDHWTLEGRDIYRVGEFKKFKEDPKYIAKEVYKEEYGRESPNYISLHPGDDYTGRNAWGMTINLNACIGCNACVVACQAENNIAVVGKDQVSRGREMHWIRIDRYFAGEDLDNPSIYMMPVNCMQCEKAPCEVVCPVAATVHDYEGLNNMVYNRCVGTKYCSNNCPYKVRRFNFLQYSDTTTETFKLAFNPDVTVRIRGVMEKCTYCVQRISGARIAAKRRAVQAGQSSYVINDGEIQTACEQACPTGAIVFGDINDKNSRVAKWKAEGHNYSLLAFLNTIPRTTYLARVRNPSEELEKVEG; from the coding sequence ATGACACAGCAACAACCCGATCTCGAAGCGATTCGCGCCCAGTTGCGCGACGCCCGTGGACCTCAATTCTGGCGTTCGCTTGATCAATTAGCCGACTCACCAGCTTTCCGCGAGCTGGTAGAACGCGAATTTCCGAGTGGTGCGAGTGAGTTGGGCGATGGTATGAGTCGGCGCACCTTTTTGAAGCTAATGGGAGCCTCACTGGCTCTGGCTGGCGTCACTGCATGCACCTATCAGCCACGCGAGTACATTGCCCCATTTGATCGCCAGCCGGAAGGTCGGATCCCTGGTGTGCCGCAGTATTTTGCCTCAACCCTGACCCTCGGTGGGTACGGCACTGGCGTGCTGGTGCGGTCGAACGAAGGCCGTCCAACGAAAGTCGAAGGTAACCCTCGTCATCCGGCCAGCCTAGGAAGCACCGATCTTTTTGCTCAGGCTGAGATTCTGACGATGTATGACCCTGATCGCTCGACAACGGTGTTGCGACAGGGTGTGCCGAGTACATGGGCTGAGTTTACCACTACCCTGGAAAATGCGCTGACCGCTGCTCGCGCAACGCAAGGTGCCGGTGTGCGCTTATTGACGACAACTGTAACATCGCCGTCGCTGGCAGCGCAGATTGCGCAGTTTTTACAAGCATACCCACAAGCGCGCTGGTATCAGTACGAGCCGATCAATCGCGATAATGTCGTGGCCGGAGCACGGTTGGCTTTCGGTCGCGATGTCACGACCCGCTACGATCTTTCCGCAGCACAGATCATTGTCAGTCTTGATGCCGATTTTCTGGCGCCTGGACCGGGGTTCATTCCGTATGCACGCGCTTTCGCCGAAGGCCGGAAGGTGCGGAAGGGTAGTGAGACAATGAACCGGTTGTACGTGGTTGAAGCCAGCCCATCCACAACCGGTACGGCTGCCGATCATCGCTTACCCTTGCGCGCTGATGCTGTTGCAGCTTTCGCAGGCGCCCTGGCTCATGAATTGGGTGTGGGTGGTGCACCGACAAATCTCACTCCGAAAGCAGAAGAGTTCTTGAAAGCTATCGTCCGCGATCTTGAAGAGTATCGCGGGAAGTCGGTTGTACTCGTGGGTGAACAGCAGCCTGCTGTTGTTCACGCGCTTGCCCATCTGATCAATGCCGAACTGGGCAATGTTGGTAAGACGGTGTTCTATCACGAACCGGTAGAAGCACGCCCAACCAATCAGACGGAAGAGCTGGTCGCACTGGTTAGTGAGATGGCCGCCGGTCGCGTTGAGACGTTAATTATCATTGGTGGGAATCCCGTTTATAATGCGCCCGGTGATTTACGCTTTGCCGACCGTATGGCGAGTGTGCCATTGACGATTCACCTGAGTCAGTTTGTCGATGAGACCTCAGCTCTTGCCACCTGGCACATTCCACAGGCTCATCCGCTTGAGAGTTGGGGCGATGCCCGTGCCTTTGATGGAACGGCCAGTATTGTCCAACCGCTGATCGAACCACTTTACGGCGGCAAGACGGCAAATGAATTGCTGGCGGCGATGCTTGGTCAACCGGATGCCGATAGCTATGATCTGGTGCGAACGTTCTGGGTTGAGCGCATTGGCGAAACTAACTGGAAGATTGCACTCGCTCAGGGCGTGATTGCTGATACTGCCGCACCGGTCATTACCCCTGAACTCAATGAAGCGGCTATTCGCGCCGCTCCTATTCCGCAGCCTGATAGCGGGGTTGAGATTGTCTTCCGTCCTGACCCCTCACTTTTCGATGGCTTCTATGCAAATAACGGTTGGCTACAAGAGCTGCCTCGCCCCCTGACGAAGCTAGTTTGGGACAATGCAGCACTGATGAGTCCGCGGACAGCGATCAAGCTCTTGGGGTTGTCTTTCGATCCAAACCGCCTGGTTGGTGGTGAAGAAGACGATCGCGAGCGGCAGCGGTATCTCGAACAGCTCTCGAAGGTCAACGGCACAATTGCCCGTATTGAGTATCGTGGTGGGCTTATTGAGATACCGATCTGGCTGTTACCTGGTCATGCCGAGGATTCAATTACACTGAATCTCGGTTATGGGCGTACTCATGCTGGTCGGGTAGGAAATGGAGTTGGCGTTAACGTTTACCCGATTCGCACCAGTGATAGTCCATGGTTTGGTTCCGGTGCACGGGTAACTAATACCGGTAGGATGTATCTGCTGGTGAGTACTCAGGATCATTGGACGTTAGAAGGCCGCGACATCTATCGCGTTGGCGAGTTCAAGAAGTTTAAGGAAGACCCCAAATATATTGCCAAAGAGGTCTACAAAGAGGAATATGGGCGCGAGTCGCCAAATTATATCTCTTTGCACCCTGGTGATGACTACACAGGTCGGAATGCCTGGGGAATGACCATCAACCTCAATGCCTGCATTGGCTGCAACGCCTGTGTTGTTGCCTGTCAGGCCGAAAATAATATCGCCGTTGTAGGCAAAGATCAGGTCTCACGCGGGCGCGAAATGCATTGGATCCGCATTGATCGATATTTTGCTGGTGAGGATCTCGATAACCCTTCGATCTACATGATGCCTGTCAATTGTATGCAGTGCGAAAAAGCGCCATGTGAGGTCGTTTGCCCAGTTGCGGCCACCGTTCACGACTACGAAGGTCTGAACAATATGGTGTATAATCGTTGTGTCGGTACGAAGTATTGCTCGAACAACTGCCCGTACAAGGTACGGCGGTTCAACTTCTTGCAATACAGTGATACGACAACCGAGACCTTCAAGCTCGCGTTCAACCCAGATGTGACGGTGCGCATCCGAGGTGTGATGGAGAAGTGTACCTACTGCGTACAGCGCATTAGCGGCGCACGAATTGCTGCCAAGCGGCGAGCAGTACAGGCTGGTCAATCATCATACGTGATTAACGATGGTGAGATTCAGACCGCCTGCGAGCAGGCATGTCCGACTGGAGCGATTGTCTTTGGTGACATTAACGACAAAAACAGCCGCGTCGCGAAGTGGAAAGCAGAAGGGCACAACTACAGCTTGCTGGCATTCCTGAACACCATTCCGCGCACAACATATCTGGCCCGTGTCCGCAATCCGTCAGAGGAACTAGAAAAGGTGGAAGGCTAG